Proteins from one Mesoplodon densirostris isolate mMesDen1 chromosome 1, mMesDen1 primary haplotype, whole genome shotgun sequence genomic window:
- the ECHS1 gene encoding enoyl-CoA hydratase, mitochondrial, with the protein MAALRALQSSVRALLCTWPGCPAPRSFASSAASEYIITAKKGKNSNVGLVQLNRPKALNALCDGLIMELNQALQAFEEDPAVGAIVLTGGEKAFAAGADIKEMQNLTFQGCYSNKFLSHWDLLSRVKKPVIAAVNGYALGGGCELAMMCDIIYAGEKAQFGQPEILIGTIPGAGGTQRLTRAVGKSLAMEMVLTGDRISAQDAKQAGLVSKIFPVETLVEEAIKCAEKIASNSKIVTAMAKESVNAAFEMTLTEGIKLEKKLFYSTFATEDRKEGMSAFVEKRKAKFRDQ; encoded by the exons gcGCAGCCTCTGAATACATCATCACAGCCAAGAAGGGGAAGAACAGCAACGTGGGGTTGGTCCAGCTGAACCGCCCCAAGGCACTCAACGCGCTCTGCGATGGCCTGATCATGGAGCTCAACCAGGCGCTGCAGGCCTTCGAGGAGGACCCGGCTGTGGGGGCCATCGTCCTCACGGGCGGGGAGAAGGCATTTGCAG CTGGAGCCGACATCAAGGAAATGCAGAATCTAACGTTCCAGGGCTGCTACTCCAACAAGTTCCTGAGCCACTGGGACCTACTCTCTCGGGTCAAGAAGCCGGTCATAGCTGCTGTCAATGGCTACGCC CTTGGTGGTGGCTGTGAACTTGCTATGATGTGTGACATCATTTATGCTGGAGAGAAAGCCCAGTTTGGGCAGCCAGAGATCCTAATAGGAACCATCCCAG GTGCAGGGGGCACCCAGAGACTAACCCGTGCCGTCGGAAAGTCACTGGCCATGGAGATGGTCCTCACTGGTGACCGGATCTCGGCCCAGGATGCCAAGCAAGCAG GTCTTGTAAGCAAAATTTTTCCTGTTGAGACACTGGTGGAAGAAGCCATAAAGTGTGCAGAAAAAATTGCCAGCAACTCTAAAATTGTAACAGCGATGGCCAAAGAATCAGTGAATGCAG cttttgaAATGACATTAACAGAGGGCATTAAGTTGGAGAAGAAACTCTTCTATTCAACTTTTGCTACC GAAGACCGGAAAGAAGGGATGTCCGCGTTTGTGGAGAAGAGAAAGGCCAAGTTCAGAGACCAGTAG